Proteins from a single region of Stigmatella erecta:
- a CDS encoding acyl-CoA carboxylase subunit beta: MKMKDRLDKLAEHRRRNEGMGGPERVERQRAKNKLDARSRLKLLFDPGTFEELGLLAAHHGNLPEEEETDKPSSADGVITGTGEIDGRPVAAAIYDFTVFGGSIGDIGERKVSRLRDIALKNRIPMVWLVDSAGARLDASAGIDPRRLAGFADTGYLFREQVVMSGVIPQVAAMMGPGAAGTAYIPALADFLPMVKGTSSIAIGGPYLVESVVGEKVTEEELGGSKVHTEISGVADAEYADDTACIAAVREYLSFFPAHCEERPPRKPSADPFDRRDEELLKVVPDSPRQAFDMHKVILSLVDDRKFFPLKPRWARNLITGLARIDGYPVGIVANNSMYLGGILDVNASDKAARFVNLCDAFNIPLVFLQDVPGFMVGTKVEQAGIIRHGAKMMYAVASATVPKLTVVVRKGYGAGYYVMNGRAFEPDLLIAWPGAEIGVMGPEGLVSIAARKALQSAESPEAAEAMKKGLADNLRQHIRIERTAAMAMVDDVVDPRDTRRLLARALKRTANKKVERPYRRREIAPV; this comes from the coding sequence ATGAAGATGAAAGACCGCTTGGACAAGCTCGCCGAGCACCGCCGCCGCAACGAAGGCATGGGGGGCCCGGAGCGTGTCGAGCGCCAGCGCGCCAAGAACAAGCTGGATGCCCGCTCGCGCCTGAAGCTGCTGTTCGATCCGGGCACCTTCGAGGAACTGGGTCTCTTGGCCGCGCACCACGGAAACCTCCCAGAGGAAGAAGAGACAGACAAGCCCTCTTCGGCGGACGGGGTGATTACCGGCACGGGAGAGATCGACGGCCGGCCCGTGGCCGCGGCCATCTACGACTTCACCGTGTTTGGCGGCTCCATTGGAGACATTGGCGAGCGGAAGGTGTCACGGCTGAGGGACATCGCCCTCAAGAACCGCATCCCCATGGTGTGGCTGGTGGACTCGGCGGGGGCGCGGCTGGATGCATCCGCGGGCATCGACCCCCGGCGTCTCGCGGGCTTCGCGGACACGGGCTACCTCTTCCGCGAGCAGGTGGTGATGAGCGGGGTGATTCCGCAGGTGGCGGCCATGATGGGGCCCGGCGCCGCGGGCACGGCCTACATCCCCGCGCTGGCGGACTTCCTGCCCATGGTGAAGGGCACCAGCTCCATCGCCATCGGCGGCCCGTACCTGGTCGAGTCCGTGGTGGGCGAGAAGGTGACGGAGGAGGAGCTGGGCGGCTCCAAGGTCCACACGGAGATCTCCGGCGTCGCGGACGCGGAGTACGCGGACGACACGGCCTGCATCGCCGCCGTGCGCGAGTACCTGTCCTTCTTCCCCGCGCACTGCGAGGAGCGGCCCCCTCGCAAGCCCTCGGCGGACCCGTTCGACCGGCGGGACGAGGAGCTGCTCAAGGTGGTGCCGGACAGCCCGCGGCAGGCGTTCGACATGCACAAGGTCATCCTGTCGCTGGTGGATGACCGGAAGTTCTTCCCGCTCAAGCCGCGCTGGGCGCGCAACCTCATCACCGGCCTGGCGCGCATCGACGGCTATCCGGTGGGCATCGTGGCCAACAACTCGATGTACCTGGGCGGCATCCTGGACGTGAACGCCTCGGACAAGGCGGCGCGCTTCGTGAACCTGTGCGACGCCTTCAACATCCCGCTGGTGTTCCTCCAGGACGTGCCGGGCTTCATGGTGGGCACCAAGGTGGAGCAGGCGGGCATCATCCGCCACGGGGCGAAGATGATGTACGCGGTGGCGAGCGCCACGGTGCCCAAGCTCACCGTGGTGGTGCGCAAGGGCTACGGCGCGGGCTACTACGTGATGAACGGCCGGGCGTTCGAGCCGGACCTGCTCATCGCCTGGCCGGGCGCGGAGATCGGCGTCATGGGCCCCGAGGGCCTGGTGTCCATCGCGGCCCGCAAGGCGCTGCAGAGCGCGGAGAGCCCCGAGGCCGCCGAGGCGATGAAGAAGGGCCTGGCGGACAACCTCCGTCAGCACATCCGCATCGAGCGCACGGCGGCCATGGCCATGGTGGACGACGTGGTGGACCCCCGGGACACCCGGCGCCTGCTGGCCCGGGCGCTCAAGCGCACGGCGAACAAGAAGGTGGAGCGCCCCTACCGCCGCCGGGAGATCGCCCCCGTCTGA
- a CDS encoding SDR family NAD(P)-dependent oxidoreductase codes for MDTELQGKGVLVTGGAGGIGSATVRAFAEEGARVAVHYRSSEAPARALAGEVGGVALRADLTVEAEVDALIPEAVRALGRLDVLVANAGHWAPLDMPVWKMPLSRWRQTMAENLDSVFLCCRAFLRHVEVTRGGSLVLISSTAGLFGEAGHSDYAAAKGALASGFVKSLKNELGRIAPLARVNVVCPGWTEVDRNRARLQDPGFLSRVTRTMALRKVAKPDDIARVIVTLASDRISGHVTGEIVTVAGGMEGRVLHEG; via the coding sequence ATGGACACGGAACTGCAGGGCAAGGGCGTGCTCGTGACGGGGGGCGCGGGGGGCATCGGCTCCGCCACGGTGCGCGCGTTCGCGGAAGAGGGCGCCCGGGTGGCGGTGCACTACCGGTCGAGCGAGGCGCCGGCGCGGGCGCTGGCGGGGGAAGTGGGCGGCGTGGCCCTGCGGGCGGACCTGACGGTCGAGGCCGAGGTGGACGCGCTCATTCCCGAGGCCGTGAGGGCGCTGGGGCGGCTGGATGTCCTGGTGGCCAACGCGGGCCACTGGGCGCCGCTGGACATGCCGGTGTGGAAGATGCCGCTGTCGCGCTGGCGCCAGACGATGGCGGAGAACCTGGACAGCGTCTTCCTGTGCTGCCGGGCCTTCCTGCGGCACGTGGAAGTCACGCGGGGCGGGAGCCTGGTGCTGATCAGCTCCACGGCGGGCCTCTTCGGCGAGGCGGGGCACTCGGACTACGCGGCGGCCAAGGGCGCGCTGGCGAGCGGCTTCGTGAAGAGCTTGAAGAACGAGCTGGGGCGCATCGCGCCGCTGGCCCGGGTGAACGTGGTGTGCCCGGGGTGGACCGAGGTGGACCGGAACCGGGCGCGGCTCCAGGACCCAGGGTTTCTCTCCCGGGTGACGCGGACCATGGCCCTGCGCAAGGTCGCGAAGCCCGACGACATCGCCCGCGTCATCGTCACGCTGGCCTCGGATCGCATCTCCGGACACGTGACGGGGGAGATCGTCACCGTGGCGGGGGGCATGGAGGGCCGGGTGCTGCATGAAGGTTGA
- a CDS encoding TIGR04563 family protein gives MAGTDKRKQSLYFPEEMLKEIQEEATRQDRSLSWVVQQAWKIARERIKAFPAVNDVTGDERQDPREE, from the coding sequence ATGGCAGGCACCGATAAGCGCAAGCAATCGCTGTACTTCCCCGAAGAGATGTTGAAGGAAATCCAGGAAGAGGCGACCCGCCAGGACCGCTCCCTGTCATGGGTCGTGCAGCAGGCGTGGAAGATCGCTCGTGAGCGCATCAAGGCCTTCCCTGCCGTCAACGATGTTACCGGCGACGAACGCCAAGATCCCCGCGAGGAGTAA
- a CDS encoding MmcQ/YjbR family DNA-binding protein yields MAEGKGMNNPHRRALRDFALGYPGAHEDFPWGELVLKVQGKVFVFLGTDSDEVGLSIKLPQSNAAALMMPFATPTGYGLGKSGWVSVRFGPKEKPPLALLRQWIDESYRAVAPKKLVAGLEGKGPEKPTAVKKASAAKKSAAAKKPAARKTAKKAVKKTAKRAR; encoded by the coding sequence ATGGCCGAAGGCAAAGGCATGAACAACCCTCATCGGCGGGCCCTGCGCGACTTCGCGCTCGGTTATCCCGGGGCCCACGAGGATTTTCCCTGGGGTGAGCTCGTCCTCAAGGTCCAGGGCAAGGTCTTCGTCTTCCTGGGCACGGATTCCGATGAGGTCGGCCTGTCCATCAAGCTGCCGCAGTCCAACGCGGCGGCGCTGATGATGCCCTTCGCCACGCCCACCGGGTACGGGCTCGGCAAGAGCGGCTGGGTGTCGGTCCGGTTCGGCCCGAAGGAGAAGCCGCCCCTGGCGCTGCTGCGCCAGTGGATCGACGAGAGCTACCGCGCCGTCGCCCCGAAGAAGCTCGTGGCCGGGCTGGAAGGGAAGGGGCCTGAGAAGCCCACGGCCGTGAAGAAGGCCTCGGCCGCGAAGAAGTCTGCCGCCGCGAAGAAGCCCGCGGCGCGCAAGACGGCGAAGAAGGCGGTGAAGAAGACGGCGAAGCGGGCGCGCTGA
- a CDS encoding hotdog fold domain-containing protein codes for MSSHDAHYGGNLVDGARMLGLFGDVATELCIRHDGDEGLFRAYDAVEFLAPVYAGDFIEAEGEILSAGNTSRKMRFEARKVIRPRTDVNDSAADLLAEPVVVCRATGTCVVPKDKQRIPR; via the coding sequence ATGAGCAGCCACGACGCGCACTATGGCGGCAACCTGGTGGACGGGGCGCGCATGCTCGGGCTGTTCGGAGACGTGGCCACCGAGCTGTGCATCCGCCACGACGGGGACGAGGGGCTGTTCCGCGCGTATGACGCGGTGGAGTTCCTGGCCCCGGTGTACGCCGGTGACTTCATCGAGGCGGAAGGGGAGATCCTCAGCGCGGGCAACACGTCGCGGAAGATGCGCTTCGAGGCGCGGAAGGTGATTCGCCCGCGCACGGACGTGAATGACTCGGCGGCGGACCTCCTGGCGGAGCCCGTGGTGGTGTGCCGGGCCACGGGCACCTGCGTGGTTCCCAAGGACAAGCAGCGCATTCCTCGCTAG
- a CDS encoding class I SAM-dependent methyltransferase → MKVDVDVRAYNREAWDRQVAKGDRWTVPVGPEVIAAARRGDWSVVLTPHKPVPREWFGELKGRDVLGLASAGGQQGPVLAAAGARVTIFDNSPAQLGQDRLVAEREGLPLRLVEGDMRDLSAFEDGSFDLIFHPASNCFVDNVRQVWREAYRVLRPGGVLLSGFCNPITFLFDPELEQQGTLQLKYRMPYSDFTSLTDEERRRYTDKGEPLCIAHSLEDQIGGQLAAGFLLAGFYEDLHVAGDRLSDHLSPLCATRAVKPASR, encoded by the coding sequence ATGAAGGTTGACGTGGATGTCCGGGCCTACAACCGGGAGGCTTGGGACCGGCAGGTGGCCAAGGGAGACCGGTGGACGGTGCCCGTGGGGCCGGAGGTCATCGCCGCCGCGCGCCGGGGCGACTGGAGCGTGGTGCTGACGCCGCACAAGCCGGTGCCCCGGGAGTGGTTCGGAGAGCTGAAGGGCCGGGATGTCCTGGGCCTCGCGAGCGCAGGGGGGCAGCAGGGGCCTGTCCTCGCGGCGGCGGGCGCGCGCGTGACGATCTTCGACAACTCCCCGGCTCAGCTCGGCCAGGACCGTTTGGTGGCGGAGCGGGAAGGGTTGCCGCTGCGGCTCGTCGAGGGGGACATGAGGGATCTGTCCGCCTTCGAGGACGGAAGCTTTGATCTCATCTTCCACCCGGCCTCGAACTGCTTCGTGGACAACGTGCGCCAGGTCTGGCGCGAGGCGTACCGGGTGCTGCGCCCGGGGGGCGTGCTGCTGTCCGGGTTCTGCAACCCCATCACCTTCCTGTTCGATCCTGAGCTGGAGCAGCAGGGGACGCTGCAGCTCAAGTACCGGATGCCCTACTCGGACTTCACGAGCCTCACGGACGAGGAGCGGAGGCGGTACACGGACAAGGGCGAGCCGCTGTGCATCGCGCACTCGCTGGAGGACCAGATCGGCGGACAGCTCGCCGCGGGCTTCCTCCTCGCGGGCTTCTACGAGGATCTGCACGTCGCGGGAGACAGGCTGTCGGACCACCTGTCCCCGCTCTGTGCAACGCGCGCGGTGAAGCCCGCGTCCCGGTGA
- a CDS encoding ChaN family lipoprotein, translated as MRASLALHLALFRRQKALIARAVEGQSTAFRAYEARYRRRTASYHQVLPLTAVHQQVLAADVVYVGDYHTLPLAQETYLGLVARTLGTGRRTVLALECVEGRHQASLDAYLAGKLPERSLLARLGHAPGAAADGWSSFRPLLAFARRHKLEVVGIDRRAHGEHSLALRDAYAAERIARAARAEDRPRVLVLVGQYHITPCHLPAQVERALGEAHARRGLVVYQNCEGVYWRLAREGRAGAVEAVELPDGSLCLLNASPVVCQQSFLDYLEAEAGDAPLRERSAAERFREMAGLIARLAGVQVGRALDAVEVATAADGDVLARIQQRGRFTQAELGQLRRHMLSRESSYIPRARTAYLASLSLNHAAEEAAHFVRHCAVGDAMEAARRASDAFYARCLEEALGFFGSKLVNPRRGCAGLAEWARRFGESRGVDRQVAAFVLAHKAAESEGPDEAVKLLPLRRDRLFHGVSHALGYLLGEALYRAFDSGQVEKAEIRALFRDPLPDPRSTYFHWVHRLG; from the coding sequence ATGCGCGCGTCGCTTGCCCTCCACCTTGCCCTGTTTCGCCGTCAGAAGGCCCTGATCGCCCGTGCGGTCGAAGGGCAATCCACCGCCTTCCGCGCCTACGAGGCCCGGTACCGGCGCCGGACGGCCAGCTACCACCAGGTCCTCCCGCTCACCGCCGTGCACCAGCAGGTGCTGGCCGCGGACGTGGTGTACGTCGGCGACTACCACACCCTGCCGCTCGCCCAGGAGACCTACCTGGGGCTGGTGGCGCGGACCCTCGGCACCGGCCGCCGCACCGTGCTCGCGCTGGAGTGCGTGGAGGGACGCCACCAGGCCTCGCTCGATGCGTACCTCGCGGGAAAGCTCCCGGAGCGCTCGCTGCTGGCGCGGCTGGGGCATGCGCCCGGGGCCGCCGCCGACGGCTGGTCGAGCTTCCGTCCCCTGCTGGCCTTTGCCCGCCGCCACAAGCTGGAGGTGGTGGGCATCGATCGCCGCGCGCACGGCGAGCACTCCCTGGCGCTGCGCGATGCGTATGCCGCCGAGCGCATTGCCCGGGCCGCCCGCGCCGAGGACCGGCCGCGCGTCCTGGTGCTGGTGGGCCAGTACCACATCACCCCGTGCCACCTGCCCGCCCAGGTCGAGCGGGCGCTGGGCGAGGCCCACGCGCGGCGCGGGCTCGTGGTGTACCAGAACTGTGAAGGCGTCTACTGGCGGCTGGCCCGGGAAGGCCGCGCCGGCGCGGTGGAAGCCGTGGAGCTGCCGGACGGCTCCCTGTGCCTGCTGAACGCCTCGCCCGTGGTGTGCCAGCAGAGCTTCCTGGACTACCTGGAGGCCGAGGCGGGAGATGCGCCGCTGCGCGAGCGAAGCGCGGCGGAGCGCTTCCGGGAGATGGCGGGCCTGATTGCCCGGCTCGCGGGAGTCCAGGTGGGCCGGGCGCTGGACGCGGTGGAGGTGGCCACCGCGGCGGACGGGGACGTGCTGGCGCGCATCCAGCAGCGCGGCCGCTTCACGCAGGCGGAGCTGGGCCAGCTGCGGCGGCACATGCTCTCGCGCGAGAGCAGCTACATCCCCCGGGCCCGGACGGCCTACCTCGCCTCCCTGTCGCTGAACCACGCCGCGGAGGAGGCCGCGCACTTCGTGCGGCACTGCGCCGTGGGGGACGCGATGGAGGCGGCCCGGCGCGCCTCGGATGCGTTCTACGCCCGGTGCCTGGAAGAGGCGCTGGGCTTCTTCGGCTCGAAGCTGGTGAACCCCCGGCGGGGCTGCGCGGGCCTGGCCGAGTGGGCGCGCCGGTTCGGGGAGAGCCGGGGCGTGGACCGGCAAGTGGCTGCGTTCGTGCTGGCCCACAAGGCCGCGGAGAGCGAAGGGCCCGACGAGGCGGTGAAGCTGCTCCCCCTGCGCAGGGACCGGCTCTTCCACGGCGTCAGCCACGCACTGGGCTACCTCCTGGGAGAGGCGCTCTACCGGGCCTTCGACTCAGGGCAGGTGGAGAAGGCGGAGATCCGCGCCCTCTTCCGGGATCCGCTCCCGGACCCGCGCAGCACCTACTTCCACTGGGTCCACCGCCTGGGCTGA
- a CDS encoding 3-keto-5-aminohexanoate cleavage protein, with protein MSKPMVITAAMVGAETTREQTPHLPITAEEIAEDAARCREAGAAMVHLHVRTPDGKPSQDAELFRAAIRAIRKRTDILVQVSTGGAVGMDVNERCGGLTLTGADRPDMATLTTGTVNFGEEVFWNPRPLVRDIAKRIKDSGLKPELECFDVGMIDEANMLAKEGLVQQPAHYDFVLGVPGALAAREAALDFMISSLPEGSTWTVAAVGRHQLPFVDLAAVKGGNARVGLEDNIYVSKGVLAKGNWELVAEAAKRAKANGRTLATPEEARQLLRLG; from the coding sequence ATGAGCAAGCCCATGGTCATCACCGCGGCGATGGTGGGGGCGGAGACGACGCGCGAGCAGACGCCGCACCTGCCCATCACCGCGGAGGAGATCGCCGAGGACGCGGCGCGGTGCCGGGAGGCCGGCGCGGCGATGGTGCACCTGCACGTGCGCACGCCGGACGGCAAGCCCTCGCAGGACGCGGAGCTGTTCCGGGCGGCCATCCGTGCCATCCGCAAGCGCACGGACATCCTCGTCCAGGTCTCCACGGGCGGCGCGGTGGGCATGGACGTGAACGAGCGCTGCGGAGGGCTGACGCTCACCGGCGCGGACCGGCCGGACATGGCCACGCTCACCACGGGCACCGTCAACTTCGGCGAGGAAGTGTTCTGGAACCCGCGCCCCCTGGTGCGCGACATCGCCAAGCGCATCAAGGACTCGGGCCTGAAGCCGGAGCTGGAGTGCTTCGACGTGGGGATGATCGACGAGGCGAACATGCTGGCCAAGGAGGGCCTGGTCCAGCAGCCGGCGCACTATGACTTCGTGCTGGGGGTGCCGGGCGCGCTGGCGGCCCGCGAGGCCGCGCTGGACTTCATGATCTCCTCGCTGCCCGAGGGCAGCACGTGGACGGTGGCCGCGGTGGGCCGCCACCAGCTGCCCTTCGTGGACCTGGCGGCGGTGAAGGGCGGCAATGCCCGCGTGGGGCTCGAGGACAACATCTACGTGTCCAAGGGCGTGCTGGCCAAGGGCAACTGGGAGCTGGTGGCGGAGGCGGCGAAGCGGGCGAAGGCGAATGGCCGCACGCTGGCGACCCCCGAAGAGGCGCGTCAGCTGCTACGCCTCGGCTGA
- the tilS gene encoding tRNA lysidine(34) synthetase TilS: MLLAVSGGGDSTALLLGTALVRERLGLTVEVATLDHGLRPESVDEVRAVERLAAQKDLVCHVRPLRLKPGPGVEARAREARYATLEVIRAERALAAIATAHTASDQAETLLMRLARGTSLRGATGIMPTRGKVVRPLLGLPREVVEAFLQEQGRAFARDPMNADPRYLRARIRHGVLPAFSEAVGYPVTERLASFARWAAEDDALLQAWAQTAWDRLRCAGGGLDAVGLRALELPLRRRVLARLLAEAGAGVDAATLGRVLGAVARGRSTTLTQGLQLRASGGLVRCVRAVDPVPAFEPLYLAGPGASGTLKGTGWHFEAREGAGGSGVLVLRLPEETCWPLTVRLRRPGDRLHGKGGSRKLQDVFVDLRVPAERRNLQPVVVDARGEVLWVPGVWMAPLEKVASRHSLWALPPGSSGGGGASL; this comes from the coding sequence GTGCTGCTCGCGGTCTCGGGAGGTGGGGATTCCACCGCGCTGCTTCTGGGCACGGCGCTCGTGCGCGAGCGCCTGGGGCTCACGGTGGAGGTGGCCACGTTGGATCACGGCCTGCGGCCCGAGTCGGTGGACGAAGTCCGAGCGGTCGAGCGTCTGGCCGCGCAGAAGGATCTGGTGTGCCACGTGCGCCCGCTCCGGCTGAAGCCGGGGCCTGGCGTGGAGGCGCGCGCACGGGAGGCGCGGTATGCCACCCTCGAAGTGATTCGCGCCGAGCGAGCCCTGGCAGCGATCGCCACCGCGCACACGGCGTCGGATCAGGCCGAGACGCTCCTCATGCGGCTCGCGAGGGGAACCTCTCTCCGAGGGGCCACCGGCATCATGCCCACGCGAGGGAAGGTGGTGCGGCCCCTGCTGGGCCTCCCCCGTGAGGTGGTGGAGGCTTTTCTCCAGGAGCAGGGAAGGGCCTTCGCGAGGGATCCGATGAACGCGGATCCGCGCTACCTCCGAGCGCGGATCCGCCATGGGGTGTTGCCCGCCTTCTCCGAGGCGGTGGGCTATCCGGTGACGGAGCGGCTGGCATCGTTCGCGCGGTGGGCGGCGGAGGACGATGCCCTGCTTCAAGCGTGGGCGCAGACCGCCTGGGACCGGCTGCGGTGCGCGGGAGGCGGGCTGGACGCGGTGGGCCTGCGGGCGTTGGAGCTGCCGTTGCGCCGCCGTGTGCTCGCCCGGCTGTTGGCCGAGGCAGGTGCCGGGGTCGATGCCGCGACCCTCGGCCGGGTGCTGGGCGCGGTGGCAAGGGGCAGGTCCACGACGCTCACCCAGGGCCTCCAGCTGCGTGCGTCGGGAGGGCTGGTGCGGTGCGTCAGGGCCGTGGACCCGGTGCCTGCTTTCGAGCCGCTGTACCTGGCGGGGCCTGGCGCGTCCGGCACGCTGAAGGGCACAGGATGGCACTTCGAGGCGCGGGAGGGGGCGGGGGGCTCGGGTGTGCTCGTCCTCCGGCTGCCCGAGGAGACGTGCTGGCCCCTCACGGTCCGTCTTCGACGCCCGGGAGACCGGCTCCACGGAAAAGGCGGTTCGCGCAAGCTGCAGGATGTTTTCGTGGACCTGCGCGTCCCCGCCGAGCGTCGAAACCTCCAGCCCGTGGTCGTGGATGCGCGAGGCGAGGTGCTCTGGGTGCCTGGCGTGTGGATGGCCCCTTTGGAGAAGGTGGCTTCCAGACACTCGCTGTGGGCTTTGCCTCCAGGTTCAAGCGGAGGAGGAGGCGCTTCGTTATAA
- a CDS encoding OAM dimerization domain-containing protein has product MVKPSKQIIRPYGDRRDDGVVQLSFTLPVPLSEKAKEAAAQFARKMGFTDVKVAAAERAADAYTFFIVYAHTAASLDYAEVDVPEVIVKKMGFDDLNVFIHEKVGRRIVVFGACTGTDTHTVGIDAILNMKGYAGDYGLERYPWFEAFNLGSQVPNEDLISRAMAKNADAILVSQVVTQRDVHKDNSRQFIEAAKARGIHGKTILLLGGPRVDHKLALELGFDAGFGPGTKPSDVANYVAHAVLKKMGKEDPNAHYQGEPT; this is encoded by the coding sequence ATGGTGAAGCCGAGCAAGCAGATCATCCGGCCGTACGGGGACCGGCGCGACGACGGCGTGGTGCAGCTGTCGTTCACGCTGCCGGTGCCCCTGTCGGAGAAGGCCAAGGAAGCCGCGGCCCAGTTCGCCCGGAAGATGGGCTTTACCGACGTGAAGGTGGCCGCGGCCGAGCGCGCCGCCGACGCCTATACCTTCTTCATCGTGTACGCCCACACGGCCGCCTCCCTCGACTACGCCGAGGTGGACGTCCCGGAAGTCATCGTCAAGAAGATGGGCTTCGATGACCTCAACGTCTTCATCCACGAGAAGGTGGGGCGGCGCATCGTCGTGTTCGGCGCGTGCACGGGCACGGACACGCACACGGTGGGCATCGACGCCATCCTGAACATGAAGGGCTACGCGGGCGACTACGGCCTGGAGCGCTACCCGTGGTTCGAGGCCTTCAACCTCGGCAGCCAGGTGCCCAACGAGGACCTCATCTCCCGGGCCATGGCGAAGAACGCGGACGCCATCCTGGTGAGCCAGGTGGTGACCCAGCGCGACGTGCACAAGGACAACTCGCGGCAGTTCATCGAGGCGGCCAAGGCGCGGGGCATCCACGGCAAGACGATCCTGCTGCTGGGTGGGCCGCGCGTGGACCACAAGCTGGCGCTGGAGCTGGGCTTCGACGCGGGCTTCGGCCCGGGGACCAAGCCCTCGGACGTGGCCAACTACGTGGCCCATGCGGTGTTGAAGAAGATGGGCAAGGAAGACCCGAACGCCCACTACCAGGGAGAGCCCACGTGA
- a CDS encoding TIGR04563 family protein yields MSSTDHRKQSLYFPEDMLEEIQREATRQDRSLSWIVQQAWKVARGDIRKMPSVNDVLSPVTPKPVTPAPVPVAAVAPAAPAVDGEPKP; encoded by the coding sequence ATGTCGTCCACTGACCATCGCAAACAGAGTCTCTATTTCCCGGAAGATATGCTCGAGGAGATCCAGCGCGAGGCGACTCGGCAGGATCGCTCGCTCTCCTGGATCGTCCAGCAGGCCTGGAAGGTGGCCCGCGGCGACATCCGGAAGATGCCTTCCGTCAATGACGTGCTCAGCCCGGTGACGCCGAAGCCGGTGACGCCCGCCCCGGTGCCGGTGGCCGCTGTCGCCCCGGCGGCGCCCGCGGTCGACGGAGAGCCGAAGCCCTGA